A window from Pongo abelii isolate AG06213 chromosome 6, NHGRI_mPonAbe1-v2.0_pri, whole genome shotgun sequence encodes these proteins:
- the EFCAB10 gene encoding EF-hand calcium-binding domain-containing protein 10 isoform X2: METSSRELQAAEYLEKHQIKELVSYLTSALLFFRPALKTLGLCTEDEDLQDDGHIITLDKFKEEVNKRMKEIWSAF, from the exons ATGGAGACCAGCAGCAGGGAGCTTCAAGCCGCGGAGTATTTGGAAAAGCATCAGATCAAGGAGCTGGTTAGCTACCTCACCAGCGCCCTCCTTTTCTTTCGGCCGG CCCTAAAAACCCTGGGTCTGTGCACTGAAGATGAAGATTTACAAGATGATGGACATATAATAACTTTGGATAAATTCAAGGAGGAAgt GAACAAGAGGATGAAGGAAATATGGTCAGCATTTTAA
- the EFCAB10 gene encoding EF-hand calcium-binding domain-containing protein 10 isoform X1: METSSRELQAAEYLEKHQIKELVSYLTSALLFFRPEKPREYLISLLERLRIAKVTGVAFPFFMDNSNIVAMFEMMDSSGRGTISFVQYKEALKTLGLCTEDEDLQDDGHIITLDKFKEEVNKRMKEIWSAF; this comes from the exons ATGGAGACCAGCAGCAGGGAGCTTCAAGCCGCGGAGTATTTGGAAAAGCATCAGATCAAGGAGCTGGTTAGCTACCTCACCAGCGCCCTCCTTTTCTTTCGGCCGG AAAAACCAAGAGAATATTTAATATCTCTATTGGAACGACTGAGAATCGCAAAAGTAACAGGCGTagcatttcctttctttatgGATAACTCTAACATTGTGGccatgtttgagatgatggactCCTCAGGCAGAGGCACCATATCATTTGTGCAGTATAAAGAAG CCCTAAAAACCCTGGGTCTGTGCACTGAAGATGAAGATTTACAAGATGATGGACATATAATAACTTTGGATAAATTCAAGGAGGAAgt GAACAAGAGGATGAAGGAAATATGGTCAGCATTTTAA